In Sesamum indicum cultivar Zhongzhi No. 13 linkage group LG1, S_indicum_v1.0, whole genome shotgun sequence, the sequence ATTGGTGCATGAAGGAGCCAAACGTTGGAACAACCCTGAATCGTCCTGCTCAATTATACTACATGCAGATGGGAGTAAACTCGGATGACGCCTTAAAATATGAAGCTTTGATTATCtccattaattttgtttgtactCAGCCTTGatcatttatcttttattagtAGTGATTTTTGAAGCTTTAGTGTTTGAAGTATATTGTCTGTTACTTTAGAAAGTACATTGCAAGCAATGAGAAAAGTATAGTTGCTGCTTCCAGTTGGGCACATCATTTTTACTTGGGGTTTTATTGCAGTTTATCTTATGTGAAAACATTAATATGCACAAACTtctccaaacaaacaaaaaaaggaaaaagaaaaaacagtgtgatttttgaacttttgaaaaagaagCTCGCTACTTCCTAGTTTATGGgttgtcttttttcttttttttttttttctgaaggTTCAAGGATTGCGTTTCCCTTTCATTTCTTTAATGgttttataacatattttatatttaaatgataattcaTTGTATTTAACTCATTTTGCGGatgattgaaaaaaagaaagggattGTCTTTATGATTTCATGGAAAAGGTTAGGGAACAATAACAATTGTATAACCTCCATATACATTGCATCAACGCAAACACATCTgttttgtcaatatttttccttgAATTAGGTAAACTTGgatatgcatataatattttatccttacccataaaatttatatatatatactcaattTTCGTTAGTAacataattcatatttactttTAGGCTAAATATGGAAGCCTCGTGCCCGTTTTGATTCCTTAATTATGAGAACTCTTTTTTGGTccaaaaatgtcaaataaaagTTGCAAAGTTAATCCCATTAACAactttaatcaatttttaatgaaaagtCGTAAAATGTCGTTAGTTTGTCAATTAGCTCCCCTTTTTTTGGTCTTGTTGCACGTGGAATGATGTATTTGAGGAAAATCTACCATAAAAATGAGCTCTCTCCAATACATTATCCCACATGTAACAAGGCCAAAAAAGGGGTTAACTGAAAAACTAACCGCACTTCGCAACTTTCATTATAAAGTTGCTACAGGTCGGTTGGTCCATACGCCTGGCCCAGNNNNNNNNNNGAACTGCAGGCCCGAGTTCATCACTAACAAATACTTGTAAGTCGCTGCTTCTGAAATGCGACACCAGCTCACATCGGACGAAACTGGATAAACGTTGCACCCCAACCCCTACGCCAATGCAATCCCCATGGACACTTGCTTCGAATTCGCAGTAAAACTCTAATTCAAAACCCATAACTCAAAAGATTTCATAGCATTACCCCCAAGAATTTTCGAAATGGACGCAATTCTGCCGATTATCGCCTTCTCGGTGATCGTCGGAGCTGTGATCGCACTTGTAATATTTGGGACCTATTTCCGGAAGAGGAAATCTGAAATCGAATCCATCAACAGGCCCGAAACCCTGAAAACGAACCCCAGACCCGCTTTGAAGCCATCGGCTGCCAAGAAACCCCACCACAAATCTCACTCCCATTCGCATGCAGCCGATAAAGTAAAGATCGAATtccttctgcttcttttctgGTTCTATCGTACTGTTTATCTTAGGGTCTTAGAGAATTTGATCTCCTATTGTTTTGTATTATAACTGTAGGATGCTAATAAAAAGCATCACCCGTTGGATTTGAATACTTTGAAAGGGCACGGGGATGCTGTCACCAGTGTATCTTTTTCGCCTGATGCACGTAGCTTAGCAACTGGTAACTGTTTTGCTTTCAGTCTGCCCGTTATTGTTCTCGTTCTTGAGTATTATATTGGTCTCCAATCATGCTTGATAGCCTTTCTTCTGGTCATTTATCAATTGTTTACGATATAACCTACTGAACTAGTTCCTGGtttagttttcatttttagtaaCTCTGGTCATTAACTTGTACCATAATgggtagtatatatatttctggATGTGGTTTATTCTTTTACTTGTTAATTGATTAGTCATGTTCAATTAGCATCTCAGTCAAAATCTGAATTTATTATGGTTATCCTGAAGTTTTTTAACACTGGTTGCGCAGCTTGCGGAGATGGTGTTGTCCGGGTTTTCAGGTTGGATGATGCTTCAAGCAAAAGCTTCAAGTACTAATCTCTGATTTCTCTTCTCCACCCCAGTTGTATTGCTGCAAGTGTTTCATTTCCGTGTTCTAATTGTTCCAATTATGTTTTATAGGTTTCTGAGAATCAACTTACCTGCTGGAGGTCATCCAACAGCAGTTGCTTTTGCCGGTGATGCGTCGTCTGTAGTAGTGGCTACCCAGGTACTCGCAGGCTCatctttatatatgtatggagaAGAAAAACCCAAAACAACTGGCGAGCAGAAGCAACAGAGCAAGCTCCCTCTTCCTGAAATCAAATGGGAACACCACAAAGTTCATGACAAGAGAGCCATCATAACTTTGGTCGGAACCAAGGCAACTTATGGCAGCGCTGATGGGAGTGCAATTATTGCGTCATGCTCAGAAGGTGCTTTTCTATTGCTGATAATCAGTTCTTGTATGGAGTTGAGCTTACATAAAACCTTCTAATATCATgacatttttcttattatatgttattttctttcttgtctttGCATAGGTATTATAAACTGTCGCACTTTCCCTGGTAGTTTAATAAGATGGTTCAgtgatttgttattttctttttctcttttttagtttcttttgtTGCAATAGCATCTTCTCTCACTGCATGCTAAAGTTGGTGTTTGGAACTTGCGTGAAATTGGTGCATAGAGTTGCTAAATCTTTTTCCTTTGCATatgttaataatgtgttttttttctgGCTGCTGTTATTTTCTAGTTCAATATATTGAAACTTAAAGCTGTCTAGTGAACAATTGCATTATTGTTCATAACGAtatctttttcctctttttgtTGAGAAAAGTGAAGGTTTGATGGATAAGAATCTGCAAGAAAActaatttctctctctttttgcTTCTCATGTTTCTTGCAGGCACTGATATTATACTCTGGCACGGAAAATCTGGAAAAGTATTGGGCCATACTGACACAAACCAGCTCAAAAATACAATGGCCACCATTTCTCCTAATGGTCGTTTCATTGCAGCGGCTGCCTTTACTGCTGATGTGAAGGTGACAGTCCTGTTCATGTGTTGAGTTAAATGACGTTTGACTGTTAGGAATCAGAGTGATTTCTATGCTCATGTGATGactttttttctcaataagGTTTGAAACTGAAATAGATTAATATTAGAGGTGTCTATGAATTTTGCTATCTATGGcgcttttatattttactggAAAACATATTATCCTTGTAGAGAAACCGGCCCTTTATGAAAGAGTCTTATTAAACATTGAAAAGCTGACCCTCTATTGAAAGgttcttaaattaaaaaaaaccaCCATATATGAAACACTTCAATATTAGGGAACTTTTGTTTATATACAACAAAAGTATACAATGTATGAGGCTTAAATCAGGTTTAACTTTTATTTCCATCTGATAAATTTGTATGGGTATTTTCATGTTAACGAGCAAGCAAAAGGAAGTTATTGGGAAAATAATTGGTTTTTTTGTACTTGGTTAATCCTAAGTTAAGAACTTTTGTAACCAAGTTGATGCTTTTAGTTTCCTTTTCTATTCTCTGGAGAGGAgatgttttcttcttcttggtcGCCTGTGTGCCTAACctcaataatttcaaatttctatcTTTCActactcaaatttatttaacagGAATATTTGAATCATCTGtatttcactaattatatttgtttttatgaaTAGATCTTATTGAATGACTGCGGAAGTTTACTGTACTACATATAATTTGGGAATACATTTTGCAATATCCACTTGTGTATTGCCTTATTACATTGAGTAATGTGATAGGATATACCAAGCCTTTTTCTACTCTTCCATCGAGGTCCGAAcccatttttctctttatctgATGGGTTAACACATTGCTCTTTGTACCTGAATTGACATACTGGTGATTAGatttttatggtaaaataTCCTTAACTCAGGATTTTTTGGAATATGGCATTACTCTTCTCATAAAAGACATCCAATAACTTGTGAGAATGTATCTGGAATAGTTGTCCTAAGTTCAGTAGGCATCCATGTGTACCATTTTGgcaattgaaaattattgaacTATGACGCCCTAGCTTCTAcatttattgaagaaaaatctaaaaatataagtattgtACTGGCAAGTTCCCCTTATTTAGTATCAACCAGCATACATTTACCTTTGATAGCCTTATTTTACAGGTTTGGGAAATTGTGTACTCGAAGGATGGTTCGGTGAAGGAGATTTTAAAGGTTATGCAGCTTAAAGGTCACAAGGTTGTGGTTACATGCATACTTTGTAATGCTATTTGTGCTTCTCGTTCTTCCGTCCTAGCTCATGTTGTATTGCAATTGTAATGACTTCATCCAGACTTGCGGTGCAGGGTGCTGTCTTTGTATGATTGTGTAAAGTATGAGATTTGTGCTAGATGTGTGCTAAATCCTACCCAGCCTCCTCTAGCTTTTTTTTGCACCTCTGATATCTCCTTTTGAGGTTTATGGGTTGCATAGACTTCAGAGTTAGTGTTTTGGTCAAGAATTCCAActtccataaataaatttatcatagTACTCCATTGAAATTCGAGTGGTGCAAACAAGAGCTCAAGGTCGCTTAAGTGGTACCTTTCCAGGCACATTGTGTATTTTTAAGTTCTATTATATGTTTGTTTCATTTCCAGTTTTTTCTGTTTTCGTTTGTCACAGCTTCatgtcttcttttttattggtAATTTTGTTTGGGTgtttcatgaaacttacccTTATCAAGATAAAGAACCTGGGAGGAAAGATGTTCCCAACATCCAAACAAAGAGTTTGATGCCCATTATTAGAGTAGAACTTCTCTTTTGGAATGCGAGTAAACTCTGTTTCTTTATGGCTCTGGCAGGAGATCCTGACTCCAGTTACATTTTGTTCATTCtcgatttatattttatcatatttaaaaaaaaaattgagatttacTTCCACATATTTGCATCATGATCAATCCTATTAATATGTCTGCTGCTTCTTCCAACTTCACCCTGTTTGTTCTACCTTAAGTTTTTGGTATGTATGATTTTCAGAGTGCAGTAACGTGGCTTTGCTTTACTCCAAATTCGGAAGAAATCATCACAGCCTCAAAGGATGGTTCAATAAGAATATGGAATATCAATGGTATGAATAGTTTGTGACTTTATTCTTACTTTGTTGAGTTATTCTGAATTTATGAATTAGATGAAGCTGATGGCAAGGACAGTTTATAAACTGGGATTTATAGTTGCATACCGGAAGTGTAATATACACTTTGGAAATGTATTATAGCAATCTGTGATAGTATTTGAGGTTAACTATTTCTTACTTGTAAGTGATAGAAACTAATAAACGAGGGACATAACCGCATCAATTCCCAGCTGCAAACATGAAATTGTTTAGAAATCTTAAACATATCTTACAACAAATGATCCTTTTTCACTGGGCATTAGTTGGCCATCAACACTAAATACTGTTGTTATCCCAAACTACTGCATCTATACTTCCTGTGATAATAGCATCGTATATTTTTGCTGACCTTTAGCTGTTTCATCATTCATGAAGTTCGATATCATCTAGATGAGGACCCTAAGACTTTGAAGGTGCTTCCCATACCACTTCATGATGCAAATGGCACTACTTTACACTATGATCGTATGAGTCTGTCGCCTGATGGGAAGATACTGGCAGCAACTCATGGTTCAACATTGCAGTGGCTGTGTGCTGAGACTGGAGAGGTTTTGGACACTGCTGAAAAAGCTCATGATGGTAAATCTGATTTTGTGAATTTCCTAGTGATTTTCTATGTATGTTGTACGACAGGTTTCCACCTGATCTTATGGATGGCAAAAAGGTGGGGGGGGCTGTAATTTTAGTGAAATCATAATAATAGAAGAACTTCATGTATGTTTGAGTTTTCTTCTCTCCTTCATCAATATATTCATCCAGGTCAAAGCGTGTTCTGCTGTTATACCCTAATATTCTCACTAAAATTAAGCTCCAGCAGATGGtgaacacctaaattttggtTATGTGTTGAATGGCTGGTATTGGTGTTGACAGCAAAGGACATCTGCAGAATATTGTTACTGGGCCTTATCCAGTCAGATTGATCTGGATTAAATTCAAAGCAAATATAGTCCTGATGTACACATTTGTCTCATGCAGCAAATAAACTGGGATTATGCATAGAACTGTCTTCAATTATCTGACATAAGCAAACTGTGATGCAGGTGATATCACGGATATGGCATGGGCGCCAACAACCATTCCTATGGGTAATTTGCTTTTACATTTCAATATGATGCTTGTCAAgcatttctttgttttctactTTCAGTGCTTGccaagtatttaattatttattttctggaTTGGTGTAGGGTATTGGTGTAATGTCATTTTACCTTCGTGTTCTTTGTGATCAATTTACATATAAGactctaattaatttctaCAAAAATACATCTTTGGAACATTTCTAAATGCATTAACAACTCTAATGCattctttttgtctttctgCAGAAAATAAAGAGTTGGCTGTTTTAGCCACGGCCAGCACTGACAAGAAAGTCAAGCTATGGGCAAGCCCGCCGTTGCATCCTTCCTGAGGAGAGTATCGGGAACAGGTTTAACCCATTGTGCATGAGATAGGGCTTCTGGTCAGAGTCAGTAAATTTCAAGGCGAGTTTGACATGGTTCTCTGGATGGAAAATTATCATGGGCGTAAAACCTCACTTATCTTCATACTTGCTAGAATTTTGTAGGCAAGAAAGTAAGTTGGGACAAAAATTCTCTGAGAAGTTTGAAAGAGAACCAGGTGGTCTTACTCCCTTCGGTTTTTTccggcaaaaaaaaaaaaacagcagaGCTAGTAATTTGGTTACTTTGAGAAATTTTTGGTCAGTGCTTCGGCTTTATCTTTTGTTTGTGCTGAGAAATGAGAGCACTTTTATAAGTTGTACTATTGGAATGAACTGATAGCATGGGTTCTTTAGGTTATCTTTAATATCTGGATTGGGATTTTGAACTGATATTCATATGTTTATCAACTTAGTTGACATTTACCATGTACTGGTATCTGGACTCTCAATACATTGCTTACTCATATAGGCTACAAAGTAAAATGTGTGGTGGATCTGGTCAAAGGCTTGCAGAAATTAACGGAAAAATGAAAGAGGAGGAGAATAAAAACCGGTAATGAGAATGGTGGTTTGGAATTTCTGCATAAtgtttagttttaattttgtttcatcTCCGAGATTGGACAATGTTTGTCctgatttgttttgaaagttttggtggtgttttgaaatagtacctcatttgttttttatcaaaaataagtCTATGTTAATTATAGGctctacaactaaaaaaaattatatacatactcatacatatataagtatatataaaagatacatAATTGACAATGAAGAGTAGTTTTTATCTCATACgaaacaacatcaaacatatcatatttatttcatattattttcaaaaataaacaaaaatatacacactatctctaacacatatttatttatctttatttttctctttttatctccacaaaacacatcaaaataaattaaaattaaaaccaaacatatgCTGATGTTTGGTCTTGTGAAATTCAATTACCAGAATAGGAAATGAAGGGATCCTTTGAAATTCGAAGAGGTAAATTAAAAGCGTACTATCAGAAAAAAgcaagagaaaagaagaaatgaacgCCCACCGTGGGGCTCGAACCCACGACCACAAGGTTAAGAGCCTTGCGCTCTACCGACTGAGCTAGACGGGCTTGTTGCTGTCATTTATTCCTACAATCAACCAGACATGTAAAtaacttttgaaaatgaagaaatggaAAACATAAACGGACGGACTCCCGCCGTATCACATCTCTCCCCCCTATCTATcgatacatatattatattatatcataatatacaatatatatgaaatattcatttaaatgGAATTTGAGGATCGAGAAGCTCTGACCGAAGCATCTTTCTCACACTAGGGTTTAAGGAGAGGAGCATCGGAGATACCAGCTTTTGTTAAACAAGGCCACTATTGCGACGATCCCTATTCTGGAATCTTCTACCCGCAACAATGACTTTCTGGGGTTAGCCTTTCTCCCTCAACCTCCTCTCTGCTGTTGTGTTTTACTGTGTTGTTCTACTATTTTTGTATAGCGTTCAGATCGCGTTGTCTGTTATTGTTTTCAGGTATTGAGGTAAAGCCCGGAAAGCCTATCACTCATTCTTGTGAAGAGGCTAGAGGAAGGCTCCGAATTTCACAGGTCTTCATTTATTTACCAGATAAAGCTAGTTGGTTTTGGTAATGTGGCATGCTTTGTTGCCTCTATCTTTGGTTCCCTATTAACTAACAAGTTTCTGGACATAATGCACATTGTATTCTCGTGAAAAGTTAATTTTGCTGCAAAGTGCTTTTGGTTTCTGAATAGTTCCTTTTTTTGTAGAGGAAAGCTTCCTGAGGGATTATGATTGGGAATGACAGTGATAAAAGAGAAATCCATTTACTGCTTATCTGTCGTTAAGTTTGATATTTGCATGTTAATTCTTACTAAATATTGTTGGTGTTATATTGATGTTGTCTATGCTGTGACTGACTCTTTAGGCGACTTTGGGAATTGGTCGAGCCACGACGAGGACTATAGTACAGTGTAATGTGGGTAACAGAAGTCCCGTCTTGCTCTGTGTATTGCTGCCCAACAAAACGGAGTCATGCCATTTAGACTTAGAATTTGATGAGGCGGTTGATGTGGTTTTTTCTGTTATCGGCCCACGAAGTGTCTTCCTCACTGGTTACTATGTCCATCAAAGTCGGCAGTCAAACCTCCAAAGTGATACGTATCCTTCGTGCCTGTTTATTCTCTTTAATTCTAGTGATCATCTAGACGTTGACGCCCTTCCTTTTACTACTCTAAATCATTTTCTTACTTCTTTTAGCCCAAATGCGAAAACTGCAAGTTTCCTTCACTGCCCATTTAATAACTTCAACATTTTCATTACAACTATATAGATATTCTTATATAGGAAAATACTTCCAATTCTTATTCTTGAGCTTTTATTTGGTTTGCATGTTCTGAATTTTCAGCTTCCTTTACACTGACTAAATAGAGAATCATATGGTGTGGATATTGAAAACACCCAGACAGAGGGATCTAGTTACTGTAGTGATGATGATAAGTATGATGACAGttttattgatgatgatgaattaCAAGGTTCTCCCAAGTCTCCTGTTTTAAGCGACAAAGGTATGCTTCAGTTACATTTGGTGGTAATTCTATCTGTTATCACGATTGGATGCCATATTGAGATCTTAGATATAACTTGTTAAAGCTCTAGATACACGAGTTTCTGGTCGTTTTGGCTAAGTCATAAAATATCTTATGCTGAGAACCTCACTGTAATGCGGAAAGTGAAATATTCTAATGTAACATTAAAATCGTATTACCACACAATTTTAACTTTGCTTTTGAATAATTCTTCTGCTTGTTTATGGCATAGAGGTTTGGCTTTGTGTTTTGAACTTTCTTTCATTAAAGGAATAGATGAGGTTATGCTGGAAAATAATAAGCCGAAGGACAGAAAGGGTCGTGGGAAACAACTTAAGAAGAAATGCCGATTGATTGAATCAGATAATGATGTTAATTCACATGAAAgtgaagatgaagatggcCACACTTTATCTGTATGTAAGAATAGAAGAGCCGACAAGACAGTTATGTCTGATGCTGAAGAAAAGATTGCTCGGGTATTGGTGGAAATGGGTGATGATGCAAAAGCTGATGCTGTATGTGGTAGCGAATCAAAGCAAATGGTTGATCCTCTAGATATTGATGGCATgctaaaaaggtaaaaaaagcaatgtattgtaaattttgtattCACTTTTCTTAGGAGATTTTACTTCTATGTAGTCCTCTAACCTCTTGGATTTGAAGAACTTAGACAGTCTtctttaagatttttttattcttgaacTTTGGGAGATGTGACGTGTCAAttaggtttttttttcattttttatgattgtatAACATGGTTTGATTTCCTCCACGAATTTGTATAGGGCGACAAGAACGTTCTTTGGTGATGGTGAAAGTTCTGAGGACAacaatgaaaagaataaactTCCTGAGGAAGTGGAGACTCTTGAGGAAAATATTGTTTCCAATAAGGAGGCCTTAACTGGTGATACGGTTAATGAAAGCAATGGAGAAGATCAAATGCAATCCCTTGATATGTGAGTATCATATAACAATCTGCTATATGCCTACTTGATGCATCATATAAATTACTCTTACACGGTCTGACTTGCTACTTCATTTGCTGCTTTTACTGGGTTGTCCGGTCAGtgtaaaaccaaaaaagaaaagaaaagaacgcTCTGTGAAGGAGGAGAAAACCTTTGAAGTTCAGACTGACAACAGGGAGCACAGTGCGGTCGGAGAGGATAGAGAGCATGAGGTTCAGGCCTCCACTGATCAGTAAGAATGTTACATGTTTGATCTGTTAATAATAATCAGTTGGTGCATCTTATGTTTGTATGGTAACAATAACTGTTTGCTTCATTGACAATTGTTAGTAGTAACCTTCATGAGCATTCATCTTATATCACATGCTCTAGCAGGGAAATCGATGCAAATGATTCAGTGAACACTCCAGAATTGGGCTCTGCAAATGgtcaaaaatcaaagaagagaaagaatgGAATTACGTTGGAAGAACCACATGCAGAAGGAATTGACGAAAAACGTCACTGTGTCCATAAGGATGATAATTTCGAGGAGGGTTCACTATGTATTGACACTAGGACAATGGATCTGCTAACTGCTAATAGAGAAAATGAGGAGCAACTGAGGTTGGAAGAAGCTTGTACAGAACAAATTGGCGCAACATATCAGAATAAACCTGAAGAGTATAAAACCGTCCAAGGTTTACAACTTGCTGACAGCATCCGAGAGGATCTATCAGCAGCTAACGGAGAATATCGGGAGCAACAGATTGATAAGTTAGTACTTGTCTGCCTTTTGATGGTTTATGATTTCTGTTATTTATTACTCCGCAACATATATCAAAGAGACTATGTGGGTGAGGGAGGAATGCTGGCCATttccttttaaatttgaatatggACAACCAGTGAACCAGCTGATTATTTTTCAGTTCATGGTTCCCTAAGCCTATCTTTTTACCAACATGGCTTTTTCTAGAACTCTTGAGAATCATTTCTGAGTTGTTTCAGACCTGTGTGCTTGCTGGCATTTTAAGGCAACCCAGCACCCATCTGTGATCAGTAATTTGATTATGGCTTGTGAACAAAGTAATGACCTCCAGTTTTAGCTTCCAATTCCTAATGCTCtgattttaaatgaaatttctaCATGCAGCAATACCAGCACAAATCCTGAATTACTAGCAAATGATCATCAACCTGAGAAGAAGACTAAGAAAAAGATGAAGCAAACTCAAGGTGCGAGTGACTTGAATATGCATGTGTCTGAGCTGAAAGCAAATCAAGAGACGACGCTCATGAACTTTGAGGATCAGACTACAAATGCAGTGCCACTTCAAAAGAGGACCTTGTCAAATGGGTTGATTATTGAAGAGTTGGCAAGTGGACCACCAGGAGGAAAATTAGCTGCCCCTGGTAAAAAGGTATATTTTGTAAACCCATCCAGGGATAACTATATTGTCGTTGATAGATGTCAcgttttaattgaaatatttattatcatgCCGCTCACTACTGAATAGACAAATTTTGTATCaggtcaaaatttattacactGGCATGTTAAAAGAGACCTGGCATGTTTTTGACTCGAATGTTGGGAAAACTGCTTTCAAGTTCCGGTTAGGTACCAATTCCAGTCTTTTGCAATGTTCATGGCTCCAGCCTCCACCGTACCCCAGTTGTCTTCTTTTAGGTTCTTTGTTGATCTGTTTACTTACCATCATTTCCATCTGCTTTCAGGGGATGAAGAATTTATTGATGGATGGAATGTTGGTATTGAGGGTAGTTACTTCTGCAACTGATCCTTATTAGTATCGTTTCCTTGGCTTATTTTATGTGCACTCATTGCCCGTTGCCTACATCTATAACTATAGTCTTGCAAAATGATATGCCCAGGTATGCATGTTGGTGACAAGAGGAGGTTGATCATCCCACCTTCTATGGGGTACATGTTAAATCTtccaaaaacataaatttctgtcacctctctctctcacttaAAACAGTTTCTTGCAAATTTTCACACCACATATTAAGATTCTGACATTTTTTATGCAGTTTCGGAGATCACGGTGTGGAAAATAATGTCCCACCAAACTCATGGCTTGTTTATGATGTTGAATTGGTTGGTGTCCGCAGATGACATAGCTGTTTTGTCTGGCTTTGTTTTAACTTTCCTCTCATCTAATTGCCCTCGAAGTCCTGGAAGAAATGAGGATCAAAGCAAGATTTGTGAAACGGGGTATGAAGCTAAAGGTCCAgctgataatatattttgaattgcaaaagttcttttctttttttttttttttccttttattggAAATCGTTGGGGTGCAAGTATGCATAGAACTTGAATATTTGTAGAATACTATGAAGACCTGAGCAAAAAGTTCAGAAACAACCCGtggaattattttgaatttgcaGTGTGAATCAATGTAGTGCATATGACATTCTGAATCTGCCCCTTTGACCTCTTTAGTCCTGCATGGCAGCTCTGTTACCCCCACCCAAGTACCATTTAAGTGGGGACTGTCTATTGATATCAATTTGCAGTTTGTTTagttttgtgaaaaaattgGTCCTTCAGGAAACTCAAGAACAAGATGAAATGAATGGAGATACCACTATTATCTGCTGGCCTGGTGTGGCAAAAATCATCATCATTGCAGATGCACAAGTGTGGGTTTAGCTGGCACTCTCAGGTTGTGTTTGAGCAACTCAGAAGGTTAAATACCTTGAGTTGTGCCACTAAATGGTTTTAGATATGTTTGTGAAGGTTTGATCATACGTATTTGGTGATTTGAATGGCTGTTGCTAGTGTCTTGTTGAGGAAATGTGGTTTGAGTTTGCAAGCTGCACTCGTGACATTTAGTAATTATTCTCTTAGCATACCACTGATATCATTCAGTTTCTTGACACAAATAAGTGCTGgttcttgtttttttctctGGTATTTGTAAATCGCATTTTCCTTCATTGGTCCAAGGCGAGGGagtttagaattaaattggacAGTTGTAGAATCATTTATCTCCCTGCCATATGTGGATACTGATGGGATTTCAAGCAACTTTATGCACTCTTGTGAATTATACAAGATTAGCTATCCTGCTTCATTATAACTACATAGAATTGCAGTAACTATGCTCATGGAAATTTCAAGTATCGCCCTGTAACGATTAATAGTCCTTTTATGATAGCAAGATTGGCCATATACAACACAACTTTGAACTCTATACTTGAATACCAACATCTCTAGCATATCAGAAAATGGatataagatttaaaaaaaaagttatgtgATAAATCAAAGTATGTGTTTCACATGTTTCACCAAATAATTAGTCGCCAACAGTATCAGGATCTTCATCTTATCTAGCGGATGC encodes:
- the LOC105171324 gene encoding transducin beta-like protein 2, with translation MDAILPIIAFSVIVGAVIALVIFGTYFRKRKSEIESINRPETLKTNPRPALKPSAAKKPHHKSHSHSHAADKDANKKHHPLDLNTLKGHGDAVTSVSFSPDARSLATACGDGVVRVFRLDDASSKSFKFLRINLPAGGHPTAVAFAGDASSVVVATQVLAGSSLYMYGEEKPKTTGEQKQQSKLPLPEIKWEHHKVHDKRAIITLVGTKATYGSADGSAIIASCSEGTDIILWHGKSGKVLGHTDTNQLKNTMATISPNGRFIAAAAFTADVKVWEIVYSKDGSVKEILKVMQLKGHKSAVTWLCFTPNSEEIITASKDGSIRIWNINVRYHLDEDPKTLKVLPIPLHDANGTTLHYDRMSLSPDGKILAATHGSTLQWLCAETGEVLDTAEKAHDGDITDMAWAPTTIPMENKELAVLATASTDKKVKLWASPPLHPS